The following coding sequences are from one Thermostaphylospora chromogena window:
- a CDS encoding LacI family DNA-binding transcriptional regulator produces MKRPTIRDVAAAAGVSRGTVSRLLNGDRYVSAAARVAIERAIAETGYVVNRNARSLVTQRSGSVVMVLSEPEEKLFEDPNYSTTIRTAIRRLADRDMSLVLMLAADDGDRERVVRYVRGGHADGVYLLSTHAGDRMVDALVDLRVPAVAHGAVIGRETVIPFAAADERGGARQMTEHLVERGRKKIAMITGPMDTPGGIQRLEGFTDVLGRKAAKKLIEHGDWTRMSGESAMARLLERTPDLDAVFVASDLMAAGALATLRAAGRRVPDDVAVGGFDDSSVAVSTHPPLTTIRQPLTRVAEEAVRLLLAQIDGDTVDSPVILPTTLVVREST; encoded by the coding sequence CCGCGCGCGTGGCGATCGAGCGGGCTATCGCCGAGACCGGCTACGTGGTCAACCGCAACGCGCGCAGCCTGGTCACTCAGCGCTCCGGCTCGGTCGTCATGGTGCTGTCCGAGCCGGAGGAGAAGCTGTTCGAGGACCCCAACTACAGCACCACGATCCGCACCGCCATCCGGCGGCTCGCCGATCGGGACATGTCGCTGGTGCTGATGCTGGCGGCCGACGACGGCGACCGGGAGCGGGTGGTCCGCTACGTGCGCGGCGGCCACGCCGACGGCGTCTACCTGCTGTCCACCCACGCCGGTGACCGGATGGTCGACGCGCTGGTGGATCTGCGGGTGCCCGCCGTCGCGCACGGCGCGGTGATCGGGCGGGAGACCGTCATCCCGTTCGCCGCGGCCGACGAGCGGGGCGGTGCCCGGCAGATGACCGAGCACCTGGTCGAGCGGGGCCGGAAGAAGATCGCCATGATCACCGGCCCCATGGACACCCCCGGCGGCATCCAGCGGCTGGAGGGCTTCACCGACGTGCTCGGCCGCAAGGCGGCCAAGAAGCTCATCGAACACGGCGACTGGACGCGGATGAGCGGGGAGAGCGCGATGGCCCGGCTGCTGGAGCGCACCCCCGACCTGGACGCGGTCTTCGTCGCCTCCGACCTGATGGCGGCCGGGGCCCTGGCCACGCTGCGCGCGGCGGGCCGCAGGGTGCCCGACGACGTCGCCGTGGGCGGTTTCGACGACTCCTCGGTGGCCGTCTCCACCCATCCCCCGCTCACCACGATCCGCCAGCCGCTGACCCGGGTCGCCGAGGAGGCCGTCCGGCTACTGCTCGCCCAGATCGACGGCGACACCGTGGACAGCCCGGTCATCCTGCCCACCACGCTCGTCGTCCGGGAGTCCACCTGA